A stretch of Synergistaceae bacterium DNA encodes these proteins:
- the gyrB gene encoding DNA topoisomerase (ATP-hydrolyzing) subunit B, whose translation MESNINNYGAESIKVLEGLEAVRKRPGMYIGDTVARGLHHLVYEVVDNSVDEAMAGFCDHIQVTIHTDESITVQDNGRGIPTDPHPYNGRPTSEVVLTVLHAGGKFGDGAYKVSGGLHGVGVSVVNALSEWLVITIARDGIEKTQRFERGIPVTDLTTGNKADWRGTKIHYMPDSEIFEDVHHSLDTLKSRFRELAYLNPGLKISVHDERTNESREYYFTGGIGAFVQYIDKDRNALFADPIVLSGTRDNISIDAALQYNDGYQEHIYTYANLINTIEGGTHLAGFRSALTRAINEAARKNKVLKEKEENLSGEDLKEGLTCVLSVKLSEPQFEGQTKTKLGNSEVRGAVDSLIYEGLLAAFEDKPEIIRPIVEKALRARHAREAAKRARELVRKGAMSGMTLPGKLADCSSKHAENTELYIVEGDSAGGSAKQGRDRTFQAILPLRGKILNVEKAQMNKMLANKEIQTIITALGCGIGAEFDATKLRYHKIIIMTDADVDGAHISTLLLTFFYRHMPELLSHGYLYLAQPPLYRVQCGKTVNYCYTDKELRYHVDSASDPSKVTVQRYKGLGEMNPEQLWETTMNPENRILKQIDLDDNLLADEWFDILMGDDVKPRREFIETHAHEVKNLDV comes from the coding sequence ATGGAATCTAATATCAATAATTACGGCGCAGAAAGTATCAAAGTTCTTGAAGGTCTCGAAGCAGTACGCAAACGTCCCGGAATGTATATCGGCGATACAGTTGCGCGCGGTCTTCATCATTTAGTCTATGAAGTTGTAGATAATTCCGTCGATGAAGCTATGGCGGGATTTTGCGATCATATTCAAGTTACTATACACACCGACGAGAGCATAACTGTGCAGGATAACGGCCGAGGCATTCCTACAGATCCTCACCCTTATAACGGCCGGCCAACTAGTGAAGTTGTATTAACTGTCCTGCACGCGGGCGGAAAATTCGGCGATGGAGCTTATAAAGTCTCCGGAGGTCTTCACGGTGTCGGAGTCTCTGTCGTTAATGCTTTGTCAGAATGGTTAGTCATCACTATTGCACGCGACGGAATCGAGAAGACTCAAAGATTTGAGCGCGGAATCCCTGTAACTGACCTTACAACAGGAAATAAAGCAGATTGGCGCGGAACAAAGATTCATTACATGCCCGACAGTGAAATATTTGAAGATGTTCATCATTCGTTAGACACGTTAAAGAGTCGTTTTCGCGAGCTTGCATACTTGAATCCAGGATTAAAAATTTCTGTTCATGACGAACGCACTAACGAAAGCAGAGAATATTATTTCACGGGCGGTATAGGCGCATTTGTGCAATACATAGACAAGGACAGAAACGCGTTATTTGCAGATCCCATTGTTTTATCAGGAACGCGCGATAATATTTCGATTGATGCAGCTTTGCAATATAACGACGGCTATCAGGAACATATTTATACATACGCAAATTTGATTAACACGATAGAGGGCGGGACTCACTTAGCAGGATTCAGATCGGCATTGACACGGGCAATTAACGAGGCCGCACGAAAAAATAAAGTCTTGAAGGAAAAAGAAGAGAATTTATCAGGCGAAGACTTGAAAGAGGGCTTAACCTGCGTATTATCCGTTAAATTAAGTGAACCGCAATTTGAGGGCCAGACAAAAACTAAGCTGGGAAATAGTGAAGTTCGCGGAGCTGTTGACTCACTAATATATGAAGGACTCTTAGCAGCATTTGAGGACAAACCCGAAATTATTAGGCCCATCGTAGAAAAGGCTTTACGCGCAAGGCATGCAAGAGAAGCAGCAAAGAGAGCTCGTGAACTCGTCCGCAAGGGTGCAATGTCAGGGATGACTCTTCCCGGAAAATTAGCAGATTGTTCATCAAAGCACGCAGAGAATACAGAATTATACATAGTCGAGGGCGATAGTGCAGGAGGCAGCGCAAAACAAGGCCGCGACAGAACGTTTCAAGCGATATTGCCGTTACGCGGGAAGATTCTTAACGTCGAGAAAGCCCAAATGAATAAAATGTTAGCTAATAAAGAAATTCAGACGATTATTACTGCACTCGGCTGCGGAATCGGTGCGGAATTTGACGCAACAAAACTGCGTTATCACAAAATTATCATCATGACAGATGCAGACGTTGACGGAGCTCACATAAGCACACTTTTGCTGACATTCTTTTATCGTCATATGCCTGAGCTTTTATCGCATGGATATTTATATTTAGCTCAACCGCCTTTGTATCGCGTTCAATGCGGAAAAACTGTAAATTACTGCTACACTGATAAAGAATTGCGTTATCACGTCGACAGCGCGTCAGATCCCAGCAAAGTAACTGTACAGCGTTATAAAGGTCTCGGCGAAATGAATCCCGAACAGTTATGGGAAACAACTATGAATCCAGAAAATAGAATCTTAAAGCAGATAGACCTTGATGATAATTTGCTTGCTGATGAATGGTTTGATATTTTGATGGGCGATGACGTTAAGCCGCGCAGAGAATTTATCGAGACACACGCTCATGAAGTTAAAAATCTTGACGTTTAA